A part of Ictalurus furcatus strain D&B chromosome 8, Billie_1.0, whole genome shotgun sequence genomic DNA contains:
- the frmpd1b gene encoding uncharacterized protein frmpd1b — translation MEERERSRSRSPRRVRRVEQVVGRWLRRSRDSLSRERILGDRKLGRSDDGGQQHFPVKETVEVIRDAVLDSHGFTLSTQLPLLVRDVIPGGPADGRLLPGDQVLKVNNKAIEDLSPEYVDNMIRQCQDSLTVTVLRNMMNPKSSFMSAEKRARLRRNPVKVRFAEEVLVNGHTQGNSLLFLPNVLKVYLENGQTKAFKFDKTTTVKDIVLTLKDKLSIRSIEYFSLVLEQQYSITKLLLLHEDELIQKVVQKKDSHDYRCLFRVCFIPRDPVDLLHDDPVAFEYLFHQSVGDVLQERFAVEMKCNTALRLAALHMHERLASCGQTTRASIKNITKEFGLESFISPTLLRNMREKDLRKALAGHMKKIQSLLEPRQKVISVPQARLAYLTQMAELVSYSGRTYNATMLLQDRESLVSLLVGARFGVSQILNHKLNMISTIIDFHYISRVEVLSESDRVSMLKIYLHDIQPLALLMDSVAAKDLACLLAGYCKLLVDPNMNVFRWGPRPKIRRIPLEEGFGFRCGSDSEESSDEDYTMDNLLDTPVSEDTVSTQTNDDREDEKDEEKEEAKANTVRVIVTQIEEEENVVEGALEGTSTSGSIEDEDYAARVDALLETGWYTDPRVNSSFSSLSSNSFNTLEEISKVSTTWPARLATFQEEMPKSDQATGASTLDVHHPFLLEIPEHLNQKEKSNRPSDFLYDKHSGLRYSDLSQMSDSLPSPPEASDDALSDLEEINKDENKNYRPADIDAVLASGSSNSMKSTVAGFNVQALLSRIRSHPTCKKDLRNSNLYQKEEAKSKGTLSRPKVQPPPPPLRIVSRVSQIAKDSRNSGSESEEEFFDAQDRLTPPILEQPAEKKVNVNGMEHALRQTDAKTSVEEPAASKMQSRLDKPHDNYSLPISRNTLNKDISLLKDLTPAKNILGNRELEGHQPSEILLPQPAMLEPNPISNNHISEKKGQQCNGDITGRNAHISSELLEMEPDTMEFKPVTSAGPPQSSPLITAVRQTKSQLPSTVDSATVSTDTQNIIKPIDSKQDEIVKEEKTEEHQSLPPLQPKKEVFAEPPEPDKPISKVSHPSSGQALKTEDVSNGISLHTWSQWNRATPGPPLSKGVSLSHENLKCQLRNENTAVTVTSASTLTATPPPSVAMRGSISMDPKDPFGIGRSFSSRGSSGRLSASALRGKIQDMPWYLTRSQEILGTVALSRDKLIDTKASEDATDYKDSKKESPKSTSVPALNDWKEKDAEVVVVKLKDGPQEVASQVKDTSGKTSLSGHPDLRQNGLQDSTELFSRLGTCRSEQPKSQKNTATKDNLETSSPPSSTGTPHRDACGCHTVYANCFSGDSEDLCGFDDDLTVYEFSRQKRINKPPQSTAPSSAPSSNILSLLRDSPHPLSTSSELSPLFTPPRPRPLGYNPLDNPLRDLQERRYVTGLKGTGLKGGYTSLHKDIDELLLVLKNGETAINPPGQKALCQTASGINGNSFSETERCLVQAEARRLASGCQRATRVGWAPDDALLSLGNSFGALVHLAAACLQVSCSDCGSCHGDIDGTEALRKLQEIVCLYKEFVIAVEAAREGEGVRLLAKQCTVLISTVFTLTQLFRTHTPDTDNRHLPLNF, via the exons GAGGACCAGCAGATGGACGCCTCTTACCAGGTGATCAAGTATTGAAAGTGAATAACAAAGCCATTGAAGACTTATCTCCTGAATATGTTGACAACATGATTAG GCAGTGCCAGGATTCTCTAACCGTGACAGTCCTCAGAAACATGATG aacCCCAAGTCCTCGTTTATGTCGGCAGAAAAGAGAGCTCGCCTGAGAAGAAATCCGGTTAAAGTGCGCTTTGCCGAGGAAGTATTAGTCAACGGACACACTCAG GGAAACTCCCTTCTCTTCCTGCCCAATGTGCTTAAAGTCTACCTGGAGAATGGGCAAACCAAAGCCTTCAAATTTGATAAGACCACCACAGTGAAG gacatTGTGCTGACTTTAAAGGACAAGCTGTCAATTCGCTCTATTGAATATTTCTCCCTGGTGCTGGAGCAGCAATACAGCATCACCAAACTGCTGTTACTGCATGAAGATGAGCTCATACAGAAG GTGGTCCAGAAGAAGGACTCGCATGATTACAGATGTCTGTTCCGAGTGTGTTTTATCCCTCGAGATCCAGTGGACCTGCTGCACGATGACCCAGTCGCCTTTGAGTACCTCTTTCACCAG agcgtTGGGGATGTGCTGCAGGAGCGGTTTGCAGTAGAGATGAAATGTAACACTGCTTTGAGGCTAGCAGCACTACATATGCATGAAAGGTTGGCCAGCTGTGGACAAACTACCAGAGCATCTATCAAGAATATTAC taaggagTTTGGATTAGAGAGTTTTATTTCACCCACATTACTGAGgaacatgagagagaaagatctGCGGAAAGCTCTTGCAGGTCATATGAAGAAAATCCAGTCACTGCTCGAACCGCGTCAAAAA gtaatCTCGGTGCCTCAGGCCAGGTTGGCATATCTAACTCAGATGGCAGAACTGGTATCATATAGTGGGAGAACCTACAATGCCACCATGCTG CTGCAGGACCGGGAGTCGTTGGTGAGTTTGTTGGTGGGAGCACGATTTGGTGTCAGTCAGATACTAAACCACAAGCTGAACATGATCTCGACTATTATAGACTTCCATTACATCAGCCGTGTAGAAGTGCTCTCTGAGTCTGACAGGGTCAGCATGCTGAAGATCTACCTACATGATATCCAG CCCCTGGCCTTGCTGATGGATTCTGTAGCCGCTAAGGACCTGGCATGTCTGCTGGCAGGCTATTGCAAATTGTTAGTGGATCCCAATATGAACGTGTTCCGCTGGGGCCCTCGCCCCAAAATACGTCGTATACCTTTAGAAGAAG GCTTTGGATTCCGCTGTGGCAGTGACTCAGAGGAGAGCTCAGATGAGGACTACACCATGGACAACCTGCTAGACACACCAGTCTCTGAGGACACTGTCTCAACTCAAACAAACGATGACCGAGAAGATGAGAAAGATGAGGAGAAAGAAGAGGCCAAAGCAAACACAGTAAGGGTGATTGTGACCCAGatagaagaagaggagaatgtAGTAGAAGGTGCTCTAGAAGGAACAAGTACAAGTGGCTCTATTGAGGATGAGGACTATGCAGCAAGAGTAGATGCACTTCTGGAAACAGGATGGTACACAGACCCGAGAGTCAACAGCAGCTTCTCTAGTCTGTCCAGTAACTCGTTTAACACTCTTGAGGAGATTAGCAAAGTATCCACTACATGGCCTGCTCGTTTGGCCACTTTTCAGGAGGAGATGCCCAAATCAGACCAGGCTACTGGGGCCTCTACCCTGGATGTCCACCATCCTTTCCTGCTAGAGATCCCTGAACATCTGAACCAGAAAGAGAAATCAAACCGCCCCTCTGACTTCCTCTATGATAAGCACAGTGGCTTGCGGTACAGTGACCTCTCCCAAATGTCTGACTCCCTTCCAAGCCCACCTGAAGCAAGTGATGATGCTCTGAGTGATTTGGAAGAGATTAAtaaagatgaaaacaaaaattataGACCTGCAGACATTGACGCTGTGTTAGCCTcgggtagtagtaatagcatgAAATCTACAGTAGCTGGCTTCAATGTCCAAGCACTTTTATCAAGGATCCGTAGCCATCCAACATGTAAGAAAGATCTGAGGAATTCTAACCTCTACCAGAAAGAGGAAGCAAAGTCTAAAGGGACTTTGTCCAGACCAAAAGTTcaacctccacctccaccactaAGAATAGTATCCAGAGTTTCTCAAATAGCAAAGGACAGCAGAAACAGTGGGTCAGAATCAGAAGAAGAGTTCTTTGATGCACAGGATCGTCTCACTCCACCAATCTTGGAACAACCTGCAG aaaagaaagtaaatgtgaaTGGAATGGAACATGCTCTGAGACAGACTGATGCAAAGACCAGTGTGGAGGAACCAGCAGCATCCAAGATGCAAAGTCGATTGGACAAGCCACACGATAACTATTCTTTACCTATTAGTAGGAACACTCTAAATAAGGACATTTCTCTCCTTAAAGATCTCACTCCTGCAAAAAATATTCTGGGTAATAGAGAGCTGGAGGGTCACCAGCCATCAGAGATTCTGCTTCCTCAACCAGCCATGCTTGAACCTAATCCTATCTCAAATAATCACATCTCAGAGAAGAAGGGCCAACAATGTAATGGAGATATTACTGGCCGTAATGCTCACATATCCTCTGAGCTTTTGGAGATGGAGCCAGACACTATGGAGTTTAAGCCTGTTACTTCAGCTGGACCACCACAGTCTTCCCCCTTAATCACAGCAGTGCGGCAGACTAAATCCCAGCTACCAAGCACAGTGGATTCTGCAACAGTTTCGACTGATACTCAGAATATTATAAAACCTATAGACTCTAAACAAGATGAAATAGTTAAAGAAGAGAAAACAGAAGAACACCAATCACTGCCTCCTCTGCAGCCCAAGAAAGAAGTTTTTGCAGAACCCCCAGAACCTGACAAACCCATATCCAAAGTTTCTCACCCATCATCTGGTCAAGCTCTGAAAACTGAAGATGTTTCAAATGGGATTTCTTTGCATACTTGGTCCCAGTGGAACAGGGCCACCCCGGGCCCTCCTCTGAGTAAAGGGGTCTCTCTAAGCCATGAGAATCTTAAATGCCAACTAAGAAATGAGAATACTGCAGTCACGGTGACCAGCGCTTCAACTCTTACAGCCACTCCTCCCCCATCTGTGGCTATGAGAGGCTCTATAAGTATGGATCCCAAAGATCCCTTTGGGATTGGAAGGAGTTTTAGCAGCAGAGGTTCTTCTGGGCGTCTGTCCGCTTCAGCACTACGTGGAAAGATCCAGGACATGCCCTGGTATCTCACCCGATCCCAGGAAATTTTGGGGACAGTTGCACTCAGCAGGGATAAATTAATAGACACTAAAGCATCTGAGGATGCCACTGATTACAAGGACTCTAAAAAGGAATCGCCAAAATCCACTTCAGTACCTGCTTTGAATGATTGGAAAGAGAAAGATGCTGAAGTGGTTGTTGTGAAGCTCAAAGATGGGCCACAAGAAGTAGCCTCGCAGGTAAAAGACACAAGTGGGAAAACGTCATTGTCTGGTCATCCAGACCTAAGGCAGAATGGGTTACAAGACTCCACTGAACTTTTCTCACGCTTGGGAACATGCAGGTCTGAACAGCCTAAGTCTCAAAAAAACACTGCTACAAAGGATAATCTGGAAACATCATCTCCTCCATCTAGCACTGGCACACCCCACCGTGATGCATGTGGGTGCCATACTGTTTATGCCAATTGCTTTAGTGGTGATTCTGAGGATTTGTGTGGTTTTGATGATGATCTGACGGTGTACGAGTTCTCTCGTCAGAAACGAATCAACAAACCACCCCAGTCCACTGCACCTTCCTCTGCCCCTTCTTCCAACATCCTGTCTCTGCTAAGAGACTCACCTCACCCCCTTTCAACCTCTTCTGAGCTTAGTCCTCTCTTTACGCCACCCCGGCCTAGACCCCTGGGTTACAACCCATTGGACAATCCACTACGGGATCTTCAAGAAAGACGATATGTAACAGGCCTAAAAGGCACTGGGCTTAAagggggctacacatccctACACAAAGATATTGATGAACTTCTGCTGGTGCTTAAGAATGGTGAGACTGCAATAAATCCTCCAGGCCAGAAGGCGCTGTGTCAAACGGCTAGTGGTATTAATGGCAATTCATTTTCTGAAACGGAGCGCTGTTTAGTGCAGGCTGAGGCACGGAGGCTGGCCTCAGGATGCCAGCGTGCCACGCGAGTTGGTTGGGCACCAGATGATGCTCTTCTCTCATTGGGCAATAGCTTTGGAGCTTTGGTACATCTAGCAGCAGCTTGCCTTCAAGTGTCCTGTTCAGACTGTGGAAGTTGCCATGGTGATATTGATGGCACTGAGGCTCTAAGGAAGCTTCAAGAAATTGTGTGTTTGTACAAGGAGTTTGTGATAGCTGTAGAAGCAGCCCGAGAGGGAGAGGGCGTCAGGTTGTTAGCTAAACAATGCACGGTTCTCATCTCTACAGTCTTCACTCTAACACAGCTTTTCAGGACACACACTCCAGACACAGACAACAGACATTTACCCCTAAACTTCTGA
- the slc25a51b gene encoding solute carrier family 25 member 51b, which produces MGVVTIMAPDSSLQPQALPPPSGKPCSSSPVLGHSLAVGLKPRGKHYVCGSVAAFTNILITFPIQKVLFRQQLHGLRATEAVRQLQKEGLRTLYRGLLPPLLQKTITVALMFGLYEDFSRLLLDHGGSCGAPEILTRSAAAFLAGTAEAALTPFERVQTLLQDHRHAGRFRNTAHAFGTLLREHGVSECYRGLIPVLLRNGPSNMLFFGLRGPLRRQLPEAHTHAGHMVNDFVCGGLLGAGLGVLFYPLNVMKSRAQAQVGGAFVPCTQVLLTVWRERGRRVVMLFRGATLNYHRSLLSWGIINATYEMLLKVI; this is translated from the coding sequence ATGGGGGTGGTTACCATCATGGCCCCAGACTCATCCTTGCAACCTCAAGCCCTGCCCCCTCCTTCAGGCAAGCCATGTAGCAGCAGCCCTGTGCTTGGTCACAGCTTGGCGGTGGGTCTCAAACCTCGAGGGAAACACTATGTGTGTGGCTCGGTTGCTGCTTTTACTAACATCCTCATCACCTTCCCCATCCAGAAGGTGCTGTTCCGGCAACAGCTGCATGGCCTGCGAGCCACCGAGGCAGTACGTCAGCTTCAAAAAGAAGGTTTACGAACCCTGTACCGTGGTCTGCTGCCTCCACTGTTGCAGAAAACCATTACAGTAGCTCTCATGTTTGGCCTATACGAGGACTTTTCACGGCTGCTTTTAGATCACGGTGGGTCTTGCGGCGCTCCCGAAATTCTCACGCGCAGTGCAGCGGCGTTTCTGGCCGGCACGGCTGAGGCAGCCCTGACCCCATTTGAGCGTGTGCAGACACTGCTTCAGGATCACCGACACGCAGGGCGCTTCCGCAACACGGCACATGCTTTTGGCACGCTGCTACGTGAGCATGGAGTGAGCGAGTGCTACCGTGGCCTGATTCCTGTGCTGCTGCGCAACGGGCCCAGCAACATGCTTTTCTTCGGACTGCGTGGTCCACTCAGGCGACAGCTGCCTGAAGCCCATACCCACGCTGGGCACATGGTGAACGACTTTGTGTGCGGCGGGCTGCTGGGAGCCGGACTTGGCGTCCTCTTCTATCCGCTGAATGTGATGAAGTCCCGGGCACAGGCGCAGGTCGGAGGTGCGTTCGTGCCCTGCACCCAGGTGCTCCTGACAGTGTGGAGGGAGCGGGGCAGAAGAGTGGTGATGCTGTTCCGTGGTGCGACTCTCAACTACCACCGCTCATTGCTATCATGGGGCATCATTAACGCAACATACGAAATGCTGCTTAAAGTCATATGA